In the Lagenorhynchus albirostris chromosome 16, mLagAlb1.1, whole genome shotgun sequence genome, tctgacttCTGTTACTCTTTTATGTCATCATTTTTTAGTCTTGTAGCTcgttttgaaatataattttgatcttttttaGTGCATGTTTTTCTGTAAGTGTACTGAAATCTTATTTGAATACAGGAATATACTTCTGTGTAAAATAATGcatcattaaaaataagtatatttttgaaGATTTAGGAATGCCAAAATAGTTTTGAGTTGGTTGACATTTAAAATAGTTGCACTTTGTTTCATTaattcataaatacagagaacctTCCAATTCTGTGACATTGTATTAAGTGTACACAGATGCATGTAGAACCATACTATCCTCAAGAACCATATATACAATAATCAAATTTTTATGGTCTTGTCAGATCACATTGTTACAAATGGAAATAAGTATGTAAAATGCTATTTTAACAGACCAGCATATATATGCCATATCATTATAAGTAGAACTGTAAAGCACATAATGACCTTAGTTTTCCCCTTTGCACAAAAATGAAGATGGCTTCTTGTCCCTCCTTAGTTTACCTCCTGCTCATAAGAGTGCTACGAGAGGTACGAATGTTGACAGTGGACCTTAGTGGTTTAGGCCTGTTTCTCAACCTCCTTTCCCAGTCATGTTCTGAGGGGGAAACAGTTAAAAAGAATAGACCATTAGTAGCTTCTAGGAACACACTGGAATACGTACTGAGCTGACTCTACCTGAGTAGAAAACCTCTTCTGGCAGGAATTTCATATTGTGATCTCAATCCCATCCTGTGGAAACATGGCATGTTATAAGTTGAGGAAGTAGGGGGGTAATAGGGATGGAGAGTCCTGAATACATCTATTTATGTTACATTTTCTGCAGATATATCTTCCAAGTATAGTATGTTCTATTggcaaattcatttattaatttaattataaaacattaatgaaatacCTAGTGTAACAAGAGACttcatacaccatattaagaagcTTAAACATCATTCTACAGGCAGTAGGTGGCTGCCAAGATGTTTTAAGCAGGAGAACTACatggtcaaaaaaagaaaagaaagagctatATAATAGACATAAATAATTAGAATATAGGGCAGGATTTcatgagttttaagagttctacGGCCAAAGTATCACAAAGGTTAAAATTACACATATGATTAATAACAGTAGCTGACGTTTATTGTGTGTATATTCTGTGCCAGGCCTTGGGGCATGAATACTAAATACAGGATTTTTGGTATTTATTCAGTTTTGAGAATCATGGCATGtcaaatgaaactttaaaagttaaatgtatATGGCATGCGGTAATTTATGCAGCAATAGCAATTTTATGTTGCTATTAATGATTGAGCTCTAAGCTGAAAAGGAGTTAACAACCGATAAAGCTATAATGTTGCTGTGCCCTATAATTTAAATTAGAAAGCATCGTtcctaattattttctttgtggtatAATTTTATGAGGAAGTTAGCAAGACATATGCTGTCATAAAGGCTGCTTTGgtataatttctgtttttcacacTATAGAAAAAAATGTCCCTTAATTTAATTGTCACATATAGCACTAGTTGGCGTTTATTTTGGTGAAGTGGATAGACTGATctattttaaagttacttttttttttttttttcaattctggaGAATTTGTGATCTGAAGATGTGTAAGGATGGTGGTATCAAGTGTATTAATGATGGAATCTTTTCTTTGgcagttttttttgggggggtgggtgtATGGTAGAAAGAGGGTGGTCAAAATTAGGATGATAGAGaagttatttatctttctattttgcTTACCCTTTAATAACAGTGGTCTTATTAAAGACTTGATGTGCTTTTCCCTTATGTTGAATATAGCATCCTTTGCTTAAAAACTGTCATTAATACTTTTGTATGATTATTTCAAGCGGATTTTGGAGTATCAGCTAAAAACACAAGGACAATTCAAAGGAGAGATTCCTTTATCGGCACACCCTATTGGTATGTATTCAGTTTTATGGATTTGCAGCGTTAGTTATGTCAACAGTTATTATTACTTATGAATTTTGTCCACATAATCAATTATACTATCTTTCACGTGGTTTGTGATCACTGCTCTTAAGTTAAACATCTTAATTTTCAGTTCTCTGTCTTCATAGGATGGCTCCTGAGGTAGTCATGTGTGAAACATCTAAGGACAGACCCTATGACTACAAAGCTGATGTTTGGTCCCTGGGTATCACTTTAATAGAAATGGCTGAGATAGAACCACCTCATCATGAATTAAATCCAATGCGAGTGCTGCTAAAAATAGCAAAATCTGAGCCCCCTACATTAGCACAGCCATCAAAATGGTAAAGTATtcctaaacaattttttttaagaagcaaaaCTTGATGCTTTATTCTTCCAACTTTCCAAAGGTATTTAAATTTAGGTACATGGTACAAAGATTGTATGAAGTAGAAAACTGATTTTTGGTGTATTTTCAAGACTTAAGGACCATATAAACTCCTGTAACTAACTTTCCCCATAAATTAAAAGATACCAGTGATTTGAGTTCTACATGAAAGAGATATTTTCTGTACTATGAGAAAGTGAGGCATATATGTGATTGATCTGTATTTGTGGAGTTTAATATAatggaagggggcttccctggtggcgcagtggttgagagtccacctgctgatgcatgggacacgggttcctgccctggtccgggaagatcccacatgccgcggagcggctaggcctgtgagccatggctgctgagcctacgcgtccggagcctgtgctccgcaacaggagaggccacaacagtgagaggcccgcgtaccgcaaaaaaaaaaaaaaaaaaaaatatatatatatatatatatattatatatatgtgtgtgtgtgtgtatatatatatatatatatatataaaatggaagaatttttgtgatttttagcATACTTATGGATATATGGCTGTATCTCAATGACTTAAACTATGAatctatttacatatatgtaacatatttatagataaatgacttatgaaatattaatattctcATAACTAGTTTTCTTATGTTGAATTAATACTATTACATACATAATGGAACTTAACCATAGTTTCTCAGAGTTTTGATTTTATTAACAAGAAAAATAGAAtgtcattattaaaatttattttgaaggtCTTCAAATTTTAAGGACTTTCTAAAGAAATGCTTGGAAAAGAATGTGGATTCCAGGTGGACTACATCTCAGCTACTGCAGGTAAGATAAGAGTAGTATGACAATGGCAAACCATATAATTGTTGTAACATCTCTTTAAGAAGAATACAGTTTCCGATTCCTTCAGTGTGCCCTCTCTCCACTTGAGTTTCCCTGTGCAGACTCACTCAAGGTTCATTGTAGTAGTTAACATTTGCTTTACAAACATTTGCTGCTGTTATTAAAGGgcatttatttagcttttaaatttcTCGTATGCTTTTTTGATTCAgtttaattgtgtttttttcattttgtttagttatttccactttatCAGTTACTTACATTTTGTCTCTCCAGTTACTAGAAAACAAACACCTTGGTGGCAGGGGCCATgagctaattaatttttttttaatgtcccttACAGTGAgggtaaatgttcagtaaatattgctaacttttaaaaaatggtgttaAAGTGATTGGGTAATTTTGTTTTATAGCAGGACTTGTTtgtaatatttgaaataaaattttgtcaaTAATAGTATAGGTAGAGAAATAGAATGACAAGTCTTGAGGCAGTTACCGTTAGATTGAGTACAACTCCTCCATTGTAGTTTTTTCGGTTGATCTATTTATCTGGGGGGAGAAGCGGGAaaaatttcctttctctgtaCAACAAGTATATCCTTGGAACACACTTTCTCTTATTATTTCACTACCCCCCCCCATTTGAAGGCCTTAATCTGTGACAAACACCAAGTGCTGAGTGTACAGAGGTGAATAAAATATCTTCTTACTCTTAAGAATATTTGAACTATGTCAAAAAACAGATGTTTATAGacactttttattaatttttattggagtatagttgctttacaatgttgtattagtttctgctgtacaacaagtgaatcagttgtatgtatacatatatccactcttttttagatttccttcccatttaggtcaccacagatcattgagtagagttcccgtgctaaacagtaggttctcattagttatatattttatgcatagtagtgtatatatgtcaatcccagtctcccagttcgtcctatgcccccttccccacctcggtaaccataagtttgttctgtACATTTGTGACTttgttcatctataccatttttctagatcccacatataagtgatattatacaatatttgtttttctgacttacttcactctgtatgacaatctctaggtccatccatgtctctgcaaatggcactatttcattcctttttatggctgagtaatattccattgtatatatgtaccacatcttctttatccattcctctgtcagtggacacttaggttgcttccatgttctggctattgtaaatagagctgcagtgaacattggggagaatgcatcctttcaaattacggttttctctagatacatgcctaggagtgggattgctgggtcatatggtagctctgtttttagttttttaaggaacctgcacactgttctccctagtggctgtaccaatctacagtcccaccaacagtgtaggaggtagATATATTTAACAGAACTTTAAAgctttttgtaattcttttattGAGGCTTTATACATATTGTTACTTTCTAACAATTAAACATATTGTAAACATACTGTTACTTTCTAAAACTAGTAATGTACTTGAAActtgctttaaattttaatttagattttagGTTATGAAGTTTtcagacatacagaaaagtatatataCCTACTACCCAGATGTAATATGTTAtcatttttgatatatttctttcagATTCTTAAAAAAAGGTACAGATACAGTTGCAGGCAGCCCCTACTCCTGCTcaattccctccccctccttttcccAGATGTAATATCATCTGaagttgtttgtatttttcctacttatatgtttatgtttttgcCACATAacaatgtgttttatatatttgaaatttacttCACAAGCATTTCAGTTGTTACTGAGTATGCTCTTTTTAATGATTAAACAGCATCCCTTTGTGACTGTTGACTCCAACAAACCAATTCGAGAATTGATTGCAGAGGCAAAGGCTGAAGTAACAGAAGAAGTTGAAGATGGCAAAGAGGAGGATgatgatgaggaaacagaaaattctCTGGTCAGTATTTAGAAAGGAAATTTCATTTAGGTCATTTTTAGAGTTGAGTTTTGAGGTATGATTGCAGCTGTGTCTAAGAATTAATTGATGGGTAGCATTACAAAAACCTTTAATTTTAGAGGTGAAGATTTATTAAGTTTGCTCCTTGCTGCccatttttgtcatatttattaTGTGAAGATTTGTCAAttctttaagttatttttataatttcatcaaattttactgaataaagatattaaataattatatatatgaattaaatttttatatatgaaacgTTATTTTGGTTACCATCTTGAAATTATGTTTTAACACTAAAACTGTATAAAATCTTTTTTAGCCAATACCTGCAAGCAAGCGTGCCTCCTCTGACCTTAGTATTGCGAGCTCTGAAGAAGATAAGCTTTCACAAAATGCTTGTATTTTGGAATCTGTCTCAGAAAAAACAGAACGTAATACTTCTGAAGATAAATTTAACAGTAAAATTCTTACTGAAAAACCCACCACCGATGAACCTGAAAATACTGTGGTAGGCATTAATGAACATGTTAATGATACTCATTTAGAAGCTATGGCTGAACTTCATAATAGAGCAACAGTAATCGAGGAAAatgggagagaggagaagagaccCAAGCTTGAAAATCTACCTGACACAGAAGACCGTGAAACAGTGGACATTAATTCAgtcaatgaaggaaaagaaaataacataatgATAACTTCAGAAACAAATATTGAACAGAATCTGAAACCTGAGGAAGAAGGGGATCaagaaaagcaacagatatttgaaaataagtttataaaatctgaagaaattgaagacactGCTATTCAGACAATGGATTTAGTTTCTCAGGAGACTGGAGAAAAGGAGGCAGATATTCAGGCAATTGAAAGTGAAGTTGAGTTTACAAAGGAAGACACCCTCGAGGAATTGGGAAGGGATGACAAAACTGAAAAAGATATGATCAGTGATACAAGCAAAGTGATAGGAACAAATGAGGCAGAAGACGTTGCTCAGAAGGCAACTGAAAACAGTGCTGAGGATGCTCAGAGTAATGATGGGAAAGAAGTGGGTGAAGTAGGCCAGATATTAGTGGTCAAGTCCACAGAGGGTCCTGAGGCTGGTGGTACTGAAGAAGTTTCTATTAAAGAAATAGTTGAAACTAATGAGATAGATCAAAACTCTGTAGAAGGTAAAGGTGAGGAACAGTTAATCAGCAGTTCAGAGAACATAGTGGAGACCAATGAGGAGCTCGGGACAAATGAAGTTGAGATTACTGAATCGAGTAGCACTGAAGGAATGGAGGTCAGAAGTGCGGTGACTGATAGTGACCAAAAGGCTTTAGGAAGTGAAACTCGGGATGCTCATGAAGCCACTGCTCAGATGGACACAGAGCAGAAAGATATCCCGTGCGAAGTGCCAATTAAGGCAGAACCTCAAGTTCCTGCCACTTCACAGTCCAGTGAACCTCAGCCTGTTCTAATACCCAGTATTAATATCAACCCTGAAGAtgcagaaaataaaggagaaataggTGCTTTAtcaaaaactgaaaccatgtTACCAGAATCtgagaatcaaaaggaaaatgatactGATTCAGGCACTGGTTCCACTGCTGATAATAGCAGCATTGACTTGAATTTATCCATCTCTAGCTTCCTAAGCAAAACTAAAGACAATGGATCAATATCTTTACAAGTAAGTGTGCACGGGTCCTTGTTTGggtgtttctttgttattttggCAGTTGAGAGTTTTTGTGAAACTGAcatcttgaaaacaaaacaacactaaATCAGTGTAGTATTAACCCTATAAAATTCTTAAGGCCTATGAGggcaatcaattaaaaaataaactaagattCTGGAtgtaatctttaaatttttttgtagtacctATCTATTTTTGCCAACTTGATAGAAATAGTATAATACAGTTGCTTACTGGAATTTGGGTTTTCCTGTTGTACATACCTAGGTATAATTGTAGCAAGAATCAGCAGTATATGAAAGAATTGAGGACTTGAAAGAATGATCTCTTTTTAAGAATGTTTAGGGTATAAACAGCCCTTGTTACCACTGGCACGTGTGGCGACCACTCTTACCTCCTCAGTCATAGCAATCACTACTGCCGTGAGAATCATCGTGGGAAGAAAGCCAAACGCTAACCCTCGAACACTTGGAGCTGTTAAGCATAATTCTCCAATCTGAGTTACTGGGGGGGCTGTGTAGAAGTATGGAGTGGGGCCAGAGAATACGTATTTATAGCAAAAGATCCCATGGAATTCTGATACAGGTGAGACTCTGGATTGACAGGtggcagaaaagcagaaagaactgaagaaaattgACCTTAGGGATAGGACGCCAGGGCATGACTGATCAGCCTGCGTATCTGCCCCAAATTATTACATGTATTGCCTAGATGGTCTTCAGTTTTCAGGTTGTTTCCCTGCTGAAATTCCATTAATCTGAAGTTCATTCACTGACTTAATAGTTAGCCTTTCCAAAAAATTCAGATACTTCTGTGAGAATTAAGGTGATATTAGCTGTGGATACTTTAGTAGGaactgaagaaatggaaaatttggaGGTTACAGGGAGGTAGATTTATTTTTGGAGCATGCCCACTTTAGGTTTTAGATGAAGTCTGGATAGGGTGGCCGTAGTTCAGGGCTCAGGGAGAGCAGTGTGAGAATACTGGAAGCCTAGAGAGTACAACAGTAAGAGGCTGAAGAAAGGTGATTAGTAAGTGCCAAAGATCAACTTAAAAATTCTAATGCATTTTGAATGTAGTATTTTCACATTCCCCTTTTGCTCCCTCTGCCTTCTAACCTTTTCCACCTATCAAAACTAAGTAATTATCTGTTTTGAATACTTACATGTTTACCAAGAAGTATTTGTAGCAGTGTTACACTTCTgttatttctctttgcttttaaaaagcatttggaTAACCAACTGAGAAATGAAGAGTTTGGTCTTGATAAAGAATTTTGGGCAATAGCTGACAGGCAGATCTGGTATTTTGGGAGTACGGTAAAGGTGCTGTCTTTCTAGTAACTCTAAAATCACTCATCCATCTCCAGCCCTGAGATGGAAGAGGGCTGGTGATACTATTGTTGATGAAATGGATTTTGAATCCCAGTCCTGGCAGTGTTTATAAGTTATATGGGAGCCTTTCAAAATGAAATTCTCAGCCACCCTCAGACCTATTGATTTAGATTCTTTAAGGGATGAGCCCCAGGAATTCATTTTAATTGCTTTGTAAGTGtttctaaaacagaaaagcagaggTATCTGCGAACCTACAagataaaaagaggaaagaatggtTAACATGTGAAAGTTGTACTAATTACTCTTTTTTGTGAATTGCTTGTTACCACTTGTGCCTAATTATGATGTGGTATAAAAATTCGACATGTACATCATCAAAATGCATAatttcacttgaaaaaaaattgattttatctGTAAAATCATGTGAAAGTCAAAtgaggtgtgagatgatataatTGGCTTCAAAGTTGAGTCTTACTGATTTCTATTCATACTTTATAGTGTAGTCTTCATAGCTGTtcagtttcttgtttttgtttttttaagaagaaaatgttttctctctctagtatTCCCCATATAAAGcctaactaaaataaaatctcactcaggaaacaagaagacaaaagaaaacgtTGAAGAAAACACGCAAATTTATTGTTGATGGTGTCGAAGTGAGTGTAACAACATCAAAGATAGTTACAGATAGTGATTCCAAAACTGAAGAATTGAGGTTTCTTAGGTGAGTAGAGAAACAACATGATTTAAACTGGTTTTGTGACTTCTCAAGTCTCTGCAGAGTCTGAAGAATAGAGAAACAAGAGTAAAGTCTTGGCTAATTTTGGATTCTTGTATTACTtttccatttgaaaataaatgttacttttaaagttttttttcttttaaagcattaCTTCAAAGGTGTAACTTTTGCTGTCTTTCTCTATCCTTGCCATTAAATTTTATCAGACGTCAGGAACTTCGGGAATTAAGATTTCttcaaaaagaagagcaaagagccCAACAGCAGCTCAATGGCAAACTGCAACAACAGCGAGAGCAAATTTTCCGGCGTTTTGAGCAGGAGATGGTGGTAAAGTCTTGGAATTTTGTACCCTTTTgttaataaagaaatttaaggcttagaaaaaaacccaccactgGCAGGTTTTAGAACTTGTTCTCTGATTACTAGATTTCTTTGTGATGCATTTCTCGCCTTTATCTCTTTGGTGTTTtagatgctttcttttttcttctcttctcttctcttcttttctcctgttGCCTGACTTACAGTGTGTtgggtgttttcatttttctctgattaAATCTGTCATGAAAACCTGGAATCATGAAGCTAGTAGATGGTTTGCAAAGTTCTTAGGTGTGCCTGTTGCTGTATAACTTTTTATTGTTACAATTTGACCTCTCAGAATTAGAATCCAAGATTTAAACCAGTCTAGAGCAGTTGTCTTCAAACTTGGCTGAGTATTAGAACTTCCTGGggaatttttcaaaatacacTTACTTCTCTAGCTACTACAGTTAAGCTTCCACATACCTTTTCACAGCTGCTAGAGAAGTTAGTGCTGACTTGTAAAGGGTAATTGTCACCGAgtctttaaatttttactttgtgtTCAAAGTTGGAAAAGGAATTATTAATGTGATATAAAATTTTAGTAACTTATGTTGAACATGTAGCTTAATGTAGGTTAGAAAAAAGATCATCTGAAATGTTATAGGATTCATGGTTGATTATAgtacttacatttttataattttaagtggTAAGGATTGTTTTGTGTGAAGGTTGCATTGCTGATTACATATGTTGGATCATAACTTAGAATTCCTAAGAAAATTATGAACTTTTGTTCTCTTTGAGTATTTTTACAGTACTTATATTCTGTTTTTTCAGAACCTTATAAAAACTGTTTCTCCCCCCcccatattttccaaaatattttgctttttaatttttttaaaaaggaaacacccTTTACAAATACCTGTGTCTAAAATTGCAATGTTACTCAAGTATTATATAAGCAGGAATCTTTTGTTGAGAGAGTAGATTTATAATTCTAAAAGGTTTGTATCAATGAAATATGATGTTTAAGAATCTTAATGAGGAAGAGTAAATTTGAAAATGACAAGTAATGGTACgtttttaaaatagacttcaaatGAGACCTTTgatttatcaaaaattttataggataaatattgaaaattttctttagtaTTTCATAGCAACTGGATATTCTTCTAGATTGTCTAAAATTTTTGAACATTCTACACTTGTACAATAGAAAAAAGTGTTTCCCATATTAGAAAAAAACGAAATGCacatctttttgaaaaatttttaaaacatatttgagtGCATTTGAACTTGTTCAGTATTGCAAAGGGTACATATGACGTCACTCAATTTAAATGCCAGTTATGTGCTCTTAGTAAACATCTTCAGTATAATGATATGAGCGTTAATGTTAAAGTTAAATGATCTTGAGCTACATCATTTTACAGAGCAAGAAACGACAATATGACCAAGAGATTGAGAATCTAGAAAAACAGCAGAAACAGACTATTGAACGTCTAGAACAAGAACACACAAATCGCTTACGAGATGAAGCCAAACGCATTAAAGGTGAACAAGAGAAAGAGTTGTACAAATTTCAGAATATGTTAAAGAACCGAAAGAAAGAGGTAAGTGTAACTACTGTTTTTAATGTACACTTAAGACTGTCTAAGGAATTAAGATAATACTTGGTAGTTAAATGGcactcattcatttttgtttttggtcttcCCAGCAGTTATGTAGGGTAGTAGTAAGGTCAGATGTTATCTCATTTTACTGCcaagaaaactggagtagaaGAGGTTTTAATGGCCTGTTCAAGTTCACAAGCTATTATTAAATGTCCAGCTAACCCTTGAACCAAGTCTTCAAATTGAGTGTAATCCATTTTCCTTTCAACCTATCACTTCTCCTTTATTAATGCAACATTTAAGGCCTGACATAGTAATGTTTTTTTTCAAGAAAGCATACTATGTTCTGTTTGCCGGTGGCAATAATAATTcatcttaatatttatttgtaatatttaattcatgcttaaaaattttttttctcttgattagcTTGATTACCTTTCTTAGACTTTGTGTCAAAACAAAAGCTGAGTAAGCTGAAATTTGAAATAATATCTTTAAGTTTATCAAATTGTGAGATACTTTGAAGAATCACAGgtggaaaatatctgtaaagtcATTTGATTAtgatgaattttttcatttttcctgaaaCTGTTCCATATTGTCATAGAATCTATTTGTGGTATTATTTACTATAAAAGATTGTCATTGTTTCAGAAAGAGGATTTACATATTGTATTAGTGTGTCTTTTTCTTCCCCAATTAAAATAACACTAAGAGAGCTTTTACATATTAGTAGTTTTGAgagataattttataatttattctgtTCCTTTAGTGTAAGAGGAGAATTTATCTTTTCATGATATGAAAGACCCCAGGACAATATTATGATCAGTTTTATTAGTTTTGGAACACACTAATATCAGCCAAACTAGTGAAtacattttcacttttgttgcATGTCCCAAGTACTCAGATTCATTGATTTTAACAATGAAATTATGCAGATAATGGAACATCATTTTGCTGAACTTGAGGATCTGCTTTAAAAAGGATAGAATCAAGCGTTAATAAATACAGTGCATTCTATGATTTCTTTagataaagataaatgaaatggTATATAGCCTTTTGATTTGGCTACCATTTCtaaaaattactgttttattactgtttattatattttatatagaattgCTCTATATACCATGATGTATGCCTTTACTGTATTaactaaatattaattttcttgaaaCCATGAGTAGTTTTTATTAAGAGGTTACTTTTTAATATCAGGTTAAATTTTGTAGGCAAGTATATGATTTAATTATAGATATATAGAAGTTTCTAGTTATTGTTACTGTTTTGGACTAGGAGAGGTTTAGCCAGAGAACGTGTTTGAGATAGcgatatgcatattttaaataattctattctgtatttttttccttaccGCTAAACTTCTT is a window encoding:
- the SLK gene encoding STE20-like serine/threonine-protein kinase isoform X2, which codes for MSFFNFRKIFKLGSEKKKKQYEHVKRDLNPEEFWEIIGELGDGAFGKVYKAQNKETNVLAAAKVIDTKSEEELEDYMVEIDILASCDHPNIVKLLDAFYYENNLWILIEFCAGGAVDAVMLELERPLTESQIQVVCKQTLEALNYLHDNKIIHRDLKAGNILFTLDGDIKLADFGVSAKNTRTIQRRDSFIGTPYWMAPEVVMCETSKDRPYDYKADVWSLGITLIEMAEIEPPHHELNPMRVLLKIAKSEPPTLAQPSKWSSNFKDFLKKCLEKNVDSRWTTSQLLQHPFVTVDSNKPIRELIAEAKAEVTEEVEDGKEEDDDEETENSLPIPASKRASSDLSIASSEEDKLSQNACILESVSEKTERNTSEDKFNSKILTEKPTTDEPENTVVGINEHVNDTHLEAMAELHNRATVIEENGREEKRPKLENLPDTEDRETVDINSVNEGKENNIMITSETNIEQNLKPEEEGDQEKQQIFENKFIKSEEIEDTAIQTMDLVSQETGEKEADIQAIESEVEFTKEDTLEELGRDDKTEKDMISDTSKVIGTNEAEDVAQKATENSAEDAQSNDGKEVGEVGQILVVKSTEGPEAGGTEEVSIKEIVETNEIDQNSVEGKGEEQLISSSENIVETNEELGTNEVEITESSSTEGMEVRSAVTDSDQKALGSETRDAHEATAQMDTEQKDIPCEVPIKAEPQVPATSQSSEPQPVLIPSININPEDAENKGEIGALSKTETMLPESENQKENDTDSGTGSTADNSSIDLNLSISSFLSKTKDNGSISLQETRRQKKTLKKTRKFIVDGVEVSVTTSKIVTDSDSKTEELRFLRRQELRELRFLQKEEQRAQQQLNGKLQQQREQIFRRFEQEMVSKKRQYDQEIENLEKQQKQTIERLEQEHTNRLRDEAKRIKGEQEKELYKFQNMLKNRKKEEQEFVQKQQQELDGSLKKIIQQQKAELANIERECLNNKQQLMRAREAAIWELEERHLQEKHQLLKQQLKDQYFMQRHQLLKRHEKETEQMQRYNQRLIEELKNRQTQERARLPKIQRSEAKTRMAMFKKSLRINPTATPDQDREKIKQFASQEEKRQKNERMAQHQKHENQMRDLQLQCEANVRELHQLQNEKCHLLVEHETQKLKELDEEHSQELKEWREKLRPRKKTLEEEFARKLQEQEVFFKMTGESECLNPSTQSRISKFYPIPSLHSTGS
- the SLK gene encoding STE20-like serine/threonine-protein kinase isoform X1, yielding MSFFNFRKIFKLGSEKKKKQYEHVKRDLNPEEFWEIIGELGDGAFGKVYKAQNKETNVLAAAKVIDTKSEEELEDYMVEIDILASCDHPNIVKLLDAFYYENNLWILIEFCAGGAVDAVMLELERPLTESQIQVVCKQTLEALNYLHDNKIIHRDLKAGNILFTLDGDIKLADFGVSAKNTRTIQRRDSFIGTPYWMAPEVVMCETSKDRPYDYKADVWSLGITLIEMAEIEPPHHELNPMRVLLKIAKSEPPTLAQPSKWSSNFKDFLKKCLEKNVDSRWTTSQLLQHPFVTVDSNKPIRELIAEAKAEVTEEVEDGKEEDDDEETENSLPIPASKRASSDLSIASSEEDKLSQNACILESVSEKTERNTSEDKFNSKILTEKPTTDEPENTVVGINEHVNDTHLEAMAELHNRATVIEENGREEKRPKLENLPDTEDRETVDINSVNEGKENNIMITSETNIEQNLKPEEEGDQEKQQIFENKFIKSEEIEDTAIQTMDLVSQETGEKEADIQAIESEVEFTKEDTLEELGRDDKTEKDMISDTSKVIGTNEAEDVAQKATENSAEDAQSNDGKEVGEVGQILVVKSTEGPEAGGTEEVSIKEIVETNEIDQNSVEGKGEEQLISSSENIVETNEELGTNEVEITESSSTEGMEVRSAVTDSDQKALGSETRDAHEATAQMDTEQKDIPCEVPIKAEPQVPATSQSSEPQPVLIPSININPEDAENKGEIGALSKTETMLPESENQKENDTDSGTGSTADNSSIDLNLSISSFLSKTKDNGSISLQETRRQKKTLKKTRKFIVDGVEVSVTTSKIVTDSDSKTEELRFLRRQELRELRFLQKEEQRAQQQLNGKLQQQREQIFRRFEQEMVSKKRQYDQEIENLEKQQKQTIERLEQEHTNRLRDEAKRIKGEQEKELYKFQNMLKNRKKEVINEVEKAPKELRKELMKRRKEELAQSQHAQEQEFVQKQQQELDGSLKKIIQQQKAELANIERECLNNKQQLMRAREAAIWELEERHLQEKHQLLKQQLKDQYFMQRHQLLKRHEKETEQMQRYNQRLIEELKNRQTQERARLPKIQRSEAKTRMAMFKKSLRINPTATPDQDREKIKQFASQEEKRQKNERMAQHQKHENQMRDLQLQCEANVRELHQLQNEKCHLLVEHETQKLKELDEEHSQELKEWREKLRPRKKTLEEEFARKLQEQEVFFKMTGESECLNPSTQSRISKFYPIPSLHSTGS